The following are encoded together in the Equus przewalskii isolate Varuska chromosome 14, EquPr2, whole genome shotgun sequence genome:
- the LOC103544835 gene encoding interleukin-1 beta, whose translation MAAVPDTSDMMTYCSGNENDLFFEEDGPKQMKGSFQDLDLSSMGDGGIQLQFSHQLYNKTFKHVVSIIVAMEKLKKIPVPCSQAFQDDDLRSLFSVIFEEEPIICDNWDDDYVCDAAVHSVNCRLRDIYHKSLVLSGACELQAVHLNGENTNQQVVFCMSFVQGEEETDKIPVALGLKEKNLYLSCGMKDGKPTLQLETVDPNTYPKRKMEKRFVFNKMEIKGNVEFESAMYPNWYISTSQAEKKPVFLGNTRGGRDITDFIMEITSA comes from the exons ATGGCAGCAGTACCCGACACCAGTGACATGATGACTTACTGCAG CGGCAATGAGAATGACCTGTTCTTTGAGGAGGATGGCCCAAAACAGATGAAG GGCAGCTTCCAAGACCTGGACCTCAGCTCCATGGGCGATGGGGGCATCCAGCTTCAATTCTCCCACCAACTTTACAACAAGACTTTCAAGCATGTCGTGTCAATCATTGTGGCTATGGAGAAGCTGAAGAAGATACCCGTTCCCTGCTCACAGGCCTTCCAGGATGATGACTTGAGGAGCCTCTTTTCTGTCATCTTTGAAGAAG AACCCATCATCTGTGACAACTGGGATGATGATTATGTGTGTGATGCAGCTGTGCATTCAGTGAACTGCAGACTCCGGGACATATACCATAAATCCCTGGTGCTGTCCGGTGCATGTGAGCTGCAGGCTGTCCACCTCAATGGAGAGAATACAAACCAACAAG tgGTGTTCTGCATGAGCTTTGTGCAAGGAGAAGAAGAGACTGACAAGATACCTGTGGCCTTGGGCCTCAAGGAAAAGAACCTGTACCTGTCTTGTGGGATGAAAGATGGGAAGCCCACCCTACAGCTGGAG ACAGTAGACCCCAATACTTAcccaaagaggaaaatggaaaagcgATTTGTCTTCAACAAGATGGAAATCAAGGGCAACGTGGAATTTGAGTCTGCAATGTACCCCAACTGGTACATCAGCACctctcaagcagaaaaaaagccTGTCTTCCTAGGAAATACCAGAGGCGGCCGGGACATAACTGACTTCATCATGGAAATCACCTCTGCCTAA
- the LOC103545473 gene encoding interleukin-1 beta-like: MAAVPDTSDMMTYCSGNENDLFFEEDGPKQMKGSFQDLDLSSMSDGGIQLQISHHLYNKTFKHAMSIIVAVEKLKKIPVPCSQAFQDDDLRSLFSVIFEEEPIICDNWDEGYVCDAAMHSVNCRLRDIYHKSLVLSGACELQAVHLNGENTNQQVVFCMSFVQGEEETDKIPVALGLKGKNLYLSCGTKDGKPILQLETVDPNTYPKRKMEKRFVFNKMEIKGNVEFESAMYPNWYISTSQAEKKPVFLGNTRGGQDITDFIMEITSA; the protein is encoded by the exons ATGGCAGCAGTACCCGACACCAGTGACATGATGACTTACTGCAG CGGCAATGAGAATGACCTGTTCTTTGAGGAGGATGGCCCAAAACAGATGAAG GGCAGCTTCCAAGACCTGGACCTCAGCTCCATGAGCGATGGGGGCATCCAGTTGCAAATCTCCCACCACCTCTACAACAAGACTTTCAAACATGCCATGTCAATCATTGTGGCTGTGGAGAAGCTGAAGAAGATACCCGTTCCCTGCTCACAGGCCTTCCAGGATGATGACTTGAGGAGCCTCTTTTCTGTCATCTTTGAAGAAG AACCCATCATCTGTGACAACTGGGATGAAGGTTATGTATGTGATGCAGCCATGCATTCAGTGAACTGCAGACTCCGGGACATATACCATAAATCCCTGGTGCTGTCCGGTGCATGTGAGCTGCAGGCTGTCCACCTCAATGGAGAGAATACAAACCAACAAG tgGTGTTCTGCATGAGCTTTGTGCAAGGAGAAGAAGAGACTGACAAGATACCTGTGGCCTTGGGCCTCAAGGGAAAGAATCTATACCTGTCTTGTGGGACGAAAGATGGGAAGCCCATCCTGCAGCTGGAG ACAGTAGACCCCAATACTTAcccaaagaggaaaatggaaaagcgATTTGTCTTCAACAAGATGGAAATCAAGGGCAACGTGGAATTTGAGTCTGCAATGTACCCCAACTGGTACATCAGCACctctcaagcagaaaaaaagccCGTCTTCCTAGGAAATACCAGAGGCGGCCAGGACATAACTGACTTCATCATGGAAATCACCTCTGCCTAA
- the LOC139075665 gene encoding interleukin-1 beta-like, which yields MANILGGNKNDLFFEAAGPKQMKASFQDLDLSSVGNGAIMLHISQQLYNKTFKHAASIIVAVEKLKKIPVPCSQAFQDDDLRSLFSFIFEEEPIICDKQNDTYESYSPVESLDIKLEDIEEKALVLSGSCMLKAVHLQRTQENQEVVFCMSFVQGEEETDKIPVALGLKGKNLYLSCGTKDGKPILQLESVEPNAYPRRKMEKRFVFYKLQIKGNVEFESAMYPNWYISTSQAENQPVFLGNTRGDEHITDFIMQLP from the exons TGGCAATAAGAATGACCTGTTCTTTGAGGCGGCTGGTCCCAAACAGATGAAG GCTAGCTTCCAAGATCTGGACCTCAGCTCCGTTGGAAATGGGGCCATCATGTTGCACATCTCCCAGCAGCTCTACAACAAGACTTTCAAGCATGCCGCATCAATCATTGTGGCTGTAGAGAAGCTGAAGAAGATACCCGTTCCCTGCTCACAGGCCTTCCAGGATGATGACTTGAGGAGCCTCTTCTCCTTCATCTTTGAAGAAG AACCCATCATCTGTGACAAGCAGAATGATACTTATGAGAGTTATTCTCCTGTGGAATCGCTGGACATCAAACTTGAGGACATAGAGGAAAAAGCCCTGGTACTGTCTGGCTCATGTATGCTGAAGGCTGTCCACCTCCAGAGAACCCAGGAGAACCAGGAAG tgGTGTTCTGCATGAGCTTTGTGCAAGGAGAAGAAGAGACTGACAAGATACCTGTGGCCTTGGGCCTCAAGGGAAAGAATCTGTACCTGTCTTGTGGGACAAAAGATGGGAAGCCCATCCTGCAGCTGGAG tCAGTAGAACCCAATGCTTATccaaggaggaaaatggaaaagcgATTTGTCTTCTACAAGCTGCAAATCAAGGGCAACGTGGAATTTGAGTCTGCAATGTACCCCAACTGGTACATCAGCACCTCTCAAGCAGAAAATCAGCCCGTCTTCCTAGGAAATACCAGAGGTGATGAGCATATAACTGACTTCATCATGCAACTCCCATAA